The genomic segment ccagggcgtattctgacactgtccttcctccctggtatatccttttgagctgggccttcgccctctcctctgccaaagggtctttgaatctctcacggagggctcttaggaaatcctccaggCAGGCCAGCTCCCGGGCACCggtatcatacatctgcattagccagtctgcagctgcttctttcaGGTTTGCCCCGACCGTGTGGATTTTTGcgctttctgaagggaattggtctccaaaatcctccatgaagtgtcttacatttgtaatgaaataagacagctgtttggggtccccgttgaacttcacccgaaattctcccttcccaggcatttggctccttcccgacaggcccgtggggaaaactgatgtccCCTGCCGAGGCATCTCGTCCTCATAGTCCTGTAGACCCTCCCCGGCAAAGGGACGGGGCTCAGTGCCTCTCccgggcagccctctcctctgctcTCGTTGCTCGACTTTCGCCCTCCAGGACGAGGTTacctgccgctgcatcagatccatctgCCGAGAGAAAGTatcaaacattttctccatcgcatctaatctcctctccatccttctcgTCTCCGGGGCTTCCTCTCCGTATCGCTGCCAATCGCCCcccatctggatcttccgtctcaccgtcACTTCCCTGCCCGcgggtaactgggtggaggtcagcggtttccacgacgggtccgaggggtctgtccccccCTTCGCTCAACGCTGGTgatgggttcctttcctctctcaactcATCTGCACCTCGTGGGTTCGCCTGTTCctcttccaggaagaggaattccttcagggtttctcctccatcagggttcatgctctcaccggagaggcctttcctcacgggatgagccgagaaaaaaaaaaaaggtgagtagaagcttaatgtccgttcctggaaggtgtaggacacaaagataggctcacacagctggtcgctatggaaaactttattgaatcagccttgccaagatgactgcaaaagcttctactgcccttcttccgcttttcccctcagtatattgggttgttgcctcccccctcccttcttctccatccacacctccctttccttttgtcctttcccacgtttgaagaccagaccctgtcataaatcagccttccccgccaaatggtctccttcctctgtcttcttgtagtcaggttgcgaaaagaaCAGCTTTGAGGATGCTGTTCTTTCTTGCATCCTgacagttggactggatggctcacgaggtctcttccaatcacaggtcaaatatacccagaaacaaatcGAACATACACCAAAAAGTGTGTTGGTCAGGGTGCCCcagtggtttttaaaaatgcattgaaatgcttgggaccagaagcgtTTTGGATTGAATTTTGACTGtctttgcatgtacagtagagtctcacttatccaacataaacgggccggcagaatgttggataagcgaatatgatggataataaggagggattaaggaaaaacctattaaacatgaaattaggttatgattttacaaaataagcaccaaaacattattttatacaacaaatttgacagaaaaagtagttcaatacgcagtaatgctatgtagtaatgactgtatttacgaatttagcaccaaaatatcacgatatattgaaaacattgactacaaaaatgtgttggataatccagaacgttggataagtgagtgttggataaaaaggactctattgtatgtacataatgggGTATCTTGGAGGCGGGATCCATGTATGTTTCATAGTTTTGGCTGTTTTAAGGTTAGAGACATTGGCTCTGTTATTTCCGACCGGAAAATATATTGCTCTCCGGGCACACAGCCTGAAAGTGATTTTATGCTCGGCCCTCAAACTGCGCATGCGCCGAATCCACACACGTCAGACGCTAACTTCGTCAGATCATGGAGATACCGTCCTTCCCTCTTTGGTATTATCCCTTCAGAGAGAGCGGACCAATCAGGAAGGGCCGAGACTTAGGGGGCGGAGACAGTCAAATAATGCTGAATTATTAATAAAGAGGCGGGGCCTCGCGAAGCGTCAGAAACGTAGACAAGTCTGGGGGGTGGGAGAGAGAGGTGGGATTGTGATGTGTGACGGCGGCAGTGACGACACTTCCAGGTTGTGAGGCAAGGAGGGGGGTCCTCCGCAGTAGGCGCTGGGGGGCgcgaggaaaagagagagagggggagagagggctcCCGAAGCGGAAATAGCCGGCTTGCCTGAAGAAGTGTGAGGCGAAGGAAGGCCGGGCTTGTTTTGAGGGCTTCTTGACAGGGCTGTGTCTATTATTACTACATGACACTGAGGCGTTCTTGAGGGGAACCGTAGGTGGAATGCCTCCTTAACGGCAGCGCTGAAGAGGCTGCTTGGCAGGTGCGCGCATAAGAGCCTGCTTGAGAGGCGCGCGCACCAAGCCCACAGAGTGCCGAATAGtttctgaggggagccttttatGTCCTCAGATCTACTTGGGAGGCGCGCGCACCAAGCCCACAGAGGGTCCCGAATAGTTTCTGAGGGGAGCCCCTTTTTGCCCTCGTGACGCCAGGGGCAGCATCCCGTTAGCCTGTTTTTTCCTTGGGGCGTCccgtcaggaaggaaggaaggaacctcGGTTTCTCACAAGTGAGGGACCATTGGCGACTTTCCCCCCGCCTCCTTTAGCGCGTCATCAGGCCCCGCCAGTGACACTCGCCAgggcttggaggaggaggaggaggaggaggaggaggaagagaggctccTGGCaacgctgcctcctcctccttctctcccagtCAGTTGACTTTCAGCCCGTCCTCTGCCAGGACTTGCCACCGGCCCAGCAGCTGCCTGCAGtgcctccttcctccctctcggCTTCCTGCCTCCCCTCGCTGGGCGCCGAGGCTCCATGTATTGCCCgctgcctctccctcctcctcctctccgctGCTGTTGAAGCCGCTTCCCTATGGAGTCTCCCCCGCACAACAGCGGCGGCGGCGGGCACTTGCTGGGCAGCTTCAACAGCAGCGGCGCCGAGGCCTCTGTGGTGCCTTCCTCCCCCCCTCCGCCGCTGCCCGGCTTCGGCACGCCTTGGTCGGTGCAGACGtcctcgccgccgccgcctcctccgcaACCAGCGCCCAACGCCGCCATGGCCCCGCCGCCGAGCCCGGAGCCGCCGGAGAACGGAAGTGGTGGCAATAGCAGCAGTAGCTTCTACGCTGCCGGAGGGATGCCGTCGTCCATCAACCCGGCGTTCTTCCAGAGCTTCTCGCCGGTGTCGACTCACGCTGGCTCCATGGGGCCCTTCGGCAGCCCCTTCTCTACGGCTCCGCCGCCGCAGATTAATGTACctcaacagcagcaacagcaaccagCGCGGCGCTCCCCGGTGAGCCCGCAGCTCCAGCAGCAGCACCATCATCAGCACCAGGCGGCGGTGGCAGCGGCGGCTTTCCTCCAGCAGCGGAACTCCTACAACCACCACCAGGTCGGTCCCCGGAGGGGGTGTGAGGCTGCGGGGattgggggagagagaaaggggtcTGTGCAGGGAggccattgtgttgttgaaggctttcatggccggaatcgctgggttgctgtgagttttccgggctgtatggctatatggccatgttccagaagcattctcgcctgacgtttcgctgcatctatggcaggcatcctcagaggttgtgaggtctgttgaaaactaggcaagtggggtttatatgggAGGCCATTGTTCCTTAACAACTTCCCGACCGAAATGTTTTGGTCTGGGAGCAATGACAGTCAACACAGCGAAGAGGAAGTGcttaggaaaggaaaggaaaaggctttcatggccggaatcacagggtggttgtgtgttttccgggctgtatggccatgttccagaaatattctcttctgacgtaTCATCCACATAtaaggcaggcattctcagaagttgtgaagtatattaaatgaaaaataatttgcTTCCAAACGGCAACCCCCTGGGGTcccatccacactgtcatataatctagtttctgcaTCCAGGGCCCATTCAACACAGATGTATtagatcccacattatctgctctgaactggattttatttgtatgtttatttatttatttaccatatttatatcccactcttttcaaccccgaaggggacttgaggcagcttacacataggcagctatttgatgccttaaacaatgacttgatggttgggttgctgacctgaaggctgccaggttcaaatcccacctggggagagcgcggatgagctccctctatcagctccagctccatgcggggacatgagagaagcctcccacaaggatggtaaaacatcaaaacatcctgggcaacgcagacggccaattctctcactccagaagcaactccggttgctcctgacacggaaaaaaccccaacaatgtacaagtaaaataaacattggaGTTGAAGCACATTAAAACAttgaaaaacattacattcattaTTAAAACCACGCTATCCTCAATTGTAGTCCAGGCCAGTcctatagtcattgcacatatatttcattatatggcagtgtggactcataacccagttcaaaccaggtattgtggattatctgccttgataatctgcattatatggctgtgtgcaagggccccagattatctggattatatagcaatgtagatccagccttggtgtggggtgtgtgtgtgtatgtgtgtgtggtgggggacTACGCACAATCCTGACTCTTTGAGTGCCCtctacaaaatatacaaaatttttgccaatatacaaaaatgtatacaaaaattGCCAGTCTCAAACTAGTaacacattgggttgctgtgagttttgcaggctgtatggccatgttccagaagcattatctcctgacattttgcccacatctatggcaggcatcctcagatgttgtgaggtatattggaaactaggccagttaggtttatatatctgtggaatgtctagggtgggagaaagaactcttgtctgttggaggcaagtgtgactgcttcagttggccaccttgattagcattgaataaccatgcagcttcaaggtctgactgcttcctgcctgaaggaatcctttggcCCTGATTGTATCATGCCTGGAATatccctattttctgagtgttgttctttatttactgtcctgattttagaggttttttttaatactggcagccagattttatttattttcttggttttctttctgttgaaattgtctacatgcttgtggatttcagtggtttctctatgtagtctgatgtggtggttgttagagtggtccagaatttctgtgttctcaaataatatgctgtgtccaagttggttcatcaagtgctctgctatggctgagttctctggttggattagtctgcagtgtctttcatgttccttgaagaGGAAATGCTTAGGACGCCCTCTGTTTTTCCAATGTCCTTAGAGCAGAAAGTGATTTGTTTCCAAAGGACAACCCTTCCAAAggtcccatctacagtgccatataatttaATTTCTGCatccagggccccttccacacagctttaaaaaatcccatattatctgctttgaactggattatatggcagtgtggagtcaggtaacccaattcaaagcagatattgtggatcatttgccttgatattttgggttatatggctgtgtggaagggctccagattatctggattagCCTCCGTTGGCGCAGCAGGGTAAACCGCTGAACTGgctgactaaaaggtcggcagttcgaatctgaggagtagggtgagctcccactgttatccccaggGTCTGCCAAccaaacagttcgaaaacatgcaaatgtgagtacatcaataggtactgttccagcaggcaggtaacggtgttccatgcagtcatgctggccacatgatcttggaggcatctacggatggTGCAGCTCTTTGACCTTTACTTTtatagcaatgtagatccagtctggGTGTGagataggtgtgtgtgtgggcaGGGGCGGGGGACCACACACTTTGGGTGCCCTCATCCCTATACAAAGGTTGCTAGTGTCAATCTAATAacaatgtgttgtggaaggctttcatgtccagaatcactgggttgcagtgagttttccaggctgtatggccatgttcaagaagcattatcCTGAtatttcctctgaggatgcctgccatagatgtgggcgaaacgtcaggagggaatgtttctggaacatggccatacagcccagaaaactcacagcaatccaatctgGTAACACATTATTCACCTCCTTCCTTTTCCATTCAGTCTTCTTGCCCTATGAAGAGCAGTTtaaaagctgggtatgtttagcttgccgAAGAGAAGGTCGAGAGGAGATGTGACACGCCTGTTTcattatttgaaaggctgtcataaggagggagaaggcttattttctgctgctctggagactagggccccttctacacagctatttaaaatcccacatctgctttgaactgagttatatgacagtgtgaactcagataacccagttccaagtagatattgtggattatctgccttgatggttatatggctgtgtggaagggccctaagactcagagcaatgggttcaaattccagcagagagattcaacctgaacattaggaagtacagtagagtctcacttatccaacactcgcttatccaacgttctggattatccaacgcatttttgtagtcaatgttttcaatttatcatgatattttggtgctaaattagtaaatacagtaattacaacataaccttactgcatattgaactactttttctatcacatttgttgtataacatgatgttttggtgcttaatttgtaaaatcataacctaatttgatgtttaataggcttttccttaatctctccttattatccaacatattcgcttatccaacgttctgccagcccgtttacgttggataagtgagactctactgtacttcctgattgtaagaccTGTtttgcctcagggcccttccacacagccatatacatccagaatatcaaggcagataatccacaatatctgctttgaactggattatctgagtccatactgccatattatccacttgaatgtagattttatacagctatgtgaaaggggcctcagagTGCAGAAACCATTGTTAGAGATGCTCTGAGTTTagagcttttcctgcatggtagggggttggactagatggtctgtgaggtctcttccatgattctataattgttatttgctttcaagtcatttctgacccaaAGGAGAACTTAacctggggttttcttggcaaggtttgctcAGAGTGTGGTTGCCTTCCTTTGTGACTgaggagagagtgtgacttgtccaaggtcacctacTGGGTTTTCTTAACTATGCTGGGATTTGAATCCCAGTGGATAAAGCAGGGCAGTATTTGACCCTGAAGTGTTTTTCCCTGCCCTAGACTCCCCAAACACCAGTTTCCCTAATTACATAAAGATGATTTACATCCCTGGGAAGCCTCCAGAATAGCAATTCATCTTTTAAATAGATTACAGGGCCTCCCTGTACTGCTTGACATTTTGTtcaaaacctggagtggatttcTGGACATGTCTGTTCTACTTTTGCTGGCATGTTTAGCAGTTTGACCAGCTCCTGGAGAGAGTGAGCGGAATCAAAATGGCCCAGAGGTTTTCTGTTTCGGTCTGATAAATTTCTCTGCTCTGTGAAGAAGAGTTGCCAATGTCCAATTCCAAGGGGCTGTTTCTGAAGAAAGGGGAAATGTTTCTTCTGTGTTAACTACAGTGAACAAAGTTTAATATGTGAGAAGGGTTTAAACATAGTAAATGAATTGGGTTATCAGTCTGCTAAGGTAGATGTGTTGATTGATTGATCTTTAGTATACACACTTATGCTGCGAAATATCACAGTAGTAATATTCATTCTTCAGTAGTGTCACTGGCTTGAGATCGACTGCAACCttgcacagggttttcttggcaagaatttttTTCAGAGGGACTTTATCATTGCCTTCGTTTTCGAGTAAACGGCTATGGTTTCTCAAGGTCACCAagtaggtttccatagctgaataaGGATTCGAACCCTGTTCTTCTAGCCCAGTATGAAGCTGCTATGTGATCCTGGCTCACAATGATGTTTTTGCCAACTGACTGGTCATAGGGTGTCTTTGCTCAAGAAAGACCAGGTTTCTGTGAGTTGAATGTGGACAAGAGGCACCCTTTCCTCCATATCAGACCTCCCTGTATCGTGTGCTCACAAGGTAACCCTTGTGACAATGTAAGTGACGTGTCAGCACAAATGTTGCCTCAGTGTAGGGAGAAGGAGGCAATCATTATATCAGAGGACAAATCCTTTATTTCGCAACAAAGGAAAGGGCTTTCATAGCAACAGTACTCCGCTTGTGGAATACATTCCTTAAACAGCCTCTCCTAGAgcttacattttctttcttttttttccattttagggGGAAATACATATTTATGCTAGCATTTTAAATTATCGTGTTTcaagttttaaagatttttaagtTGGTTGTTTGTTCATTTGGAAATCAGTTATCGCTTCTTACCTTCGTGTATAGAATATCCTAAATCTGACATGAGTACTTGTCATGTCTGAGCTGGATTTTATAATTGGACAAGTGGAAACATCTTCCTTATTGTAGTGTGATAATACAGAAAGAGATCTCAAAAGGCAAAATAGGATACACAAAGCTATAACTTTGTGTATAAGGTAGCTGCCTTGGGTTTAGGAAACACTTTTTGAATTGGCAAGTACATAAGCACTGTACTTTATTCTCTTTTTATTATAGGTTTTTAGTTTCATAATTTATCCAAACTACCTTCATCAATGTTAAATAGATTATAAATTAGCTGAAAATTGTTTCTTTGTTAAATATTAATTACATTCATTAAAATTTCCAAGTTATTACTAACCGGTAGAATTCACTACATATATGATTCAGTACtattacattaatatataaaAGAAGACTAAAAgcatttaaattgattttaatatGACATGACAGCTATTAGACTGAAAAGAGGTTAACTGCAATGATATTATCAAATTGACTGCAGtggatttactgtatatactcatgtataaattcaTTTCATGtagtaagttgagggcaggttttgaggcTAAAATTACGGATTCTAATATGACTCATGGAAAAGTCAAATGTCATTCTTCAGATAAGAGAAAACACCTCCAGTCAACTCTTAATAACTtagcttttatatatatttccttGAAATGTcacatatatgtattttataaaattaaGTCGCATTGAATAAAAGAATATTTACTGTCTGGTGAGTGGGTATGGATTTGCAGTCTAACAGTGCAGTCATATGCTTTTTGTTCTTTCCTGAATACAATAAAGCAAAAGCTTCACTGTATTCAGTAGGTTTACACCTGGCTAAGAATTCATAGAATTAAAGTGTATGTTGGCAGTGATACTAGTTATAATTAACTGAGACAGCTTCatgtttttgcatttttcttaatttcatttttttctttctatagaaAAGCTTAATAGTACAATAAAgctgcccagtgggtttccatggccaagcaggaagttgaaccctagtctcccagTGGCCTAGTCCAACACCCAGAACACTTTATGTATCAGAATGTTAGATTTTATGTATTAGGTTACAGATTTAAATGCAATGGATTTATTTATAAGTGTAGGAATAGTGATAATCTGCATTACAGTTGTAACCAAACATTCTAGTTTGGGAATCAGAAGCTTGGAGCTCTAATATTCTCTTGTTTGATTGATATAGTAAAACATAAGAATAAGAAGTTTAAAATTGAAAATTATGCAAGAGGTGAAGGAACATCTTGTTTAATTAATAGAGGGTTGAGGTATAAGTTCAGATGCTTGATTGCTTCTCTAAATAGCATGCTGGTAACAGTTAGATCAAATGTAGTTTTGAAGGTGGTCTGTTTTTGCTGGAGAAGAGTGTTTAAGATAATTAACTGTACTCCCATTTGTCTTCTGCAGTTCTTTCATGGCACTGCTTCTTTCTggatttacacaaatctattcaTGCAAAAACTGTGGAAAACAAAATGGCTGCACTG from the Anolis carolinensis isolate JA03-04 chromosome 5, rAnoCar3.1.pri, whole genome shotgun sequence genome contains:
- the LOC134299371 gene encoding cytoplasmic polyadenylation element-binding protein 2-like isoform X1; its protein translation is MESPPHNSGGGGHLLGSFNSSGAEASVVPSSPPPPLPGFGTPWSVQTSSPPPPPPQPAPNAAMAPPPSPEPPENGSGGNSSSSFYAAGGMPSSINPAFFQSFSPVSTHAGSMGPFGSPFSTAPPPQINVPQQQQQQPARRSPVSPQLQQQHHHQHQAAVAAAAFLQQRNSYNHHQPLLKPSPWSNHQSSGWSTGNMSWGSMHGRDHRRTGNVGIPGTVNQISPLKKPFSGNVIAPPKFTRSTPSLTPKSWIEDNVFRTDNNSNTLLPLQVRMDRNRMYDSLNMHSLENSLIDIMRAEHDPLKGMLLHWLIISLWQSPLCIVVVLLT
- the LOC134299371 gene encoding cytoplasmic polyadenylation element-binding protein 2-like isoform X2, with the translated sequence MESPPHNSGGGGHLLGSFNSSGAEASVVPSSPPPPLPGFGTPWSVQTSSPPPPPPQPAPNAAMAPPPSPEPPENGSGGNSSSSFYAAGGMPSSINPAFFQSFSPVSTHAGSMGPFGSPFSTAPPPQINVPQQQQQQPARRSPVSPQLQQQHHHQHQAAVAAAAFLQQRNSYNHHQPLLKPSPWSNHQSSGWSTGNMSWGSMHGRDHRRTGNVGIPGTVNQISPLKKPFSGNVIAPPKFTRSTPSLTPKSWIEDNVFRTDNNSNTLLPLQDRNRMYDSLNMHSLENSLIDIMRAEHDPLKGMLLHWLIISLWQSPLCIVVVLLT